Within Flagellimonas maritima, the genomic segment GTAGAGGCCAGAAGGTTGGCTTACGATTACGCAAAGGAACGCTTTAATGTAGGGTTAATGAATTCGTTTGATTTTAGTCAGGCTCAGGCAAGAGTGGACAATGCTGAAGCTGAAGTAATACGTACAAAATATGATTATATATTTAGGCTGAAGATTTTGGAATTCTATTTTGGCATTCCAATTTCGTTAAACTAGTATCTTTGTGGCCGCTATGGCCCTAATACTTAATTTAGAAACAGCAACCACCAATTGCTCCGTTAGTCTATCCAATGGTGATGGGATTATTGTATTGAAGGAGAACAATGCCTCCAGTTATTCACATTCTGAACAGTTGCACGTATTTATAGAGGAAGTCATGAAAGAGGCTTCCTTTTCTTTTTCTGATATTGATGCGGTTGCAATAAGTAAAGGACCAGGTTCCTACACAGGCCTTCGTATTGGTGTTTCGGCAGCAAAAGGTCTTTGCTTTTCGTTGGATGTGCCCTTGATTTCTGTGCCTACCTTGCAAAGCATGGCATTTCAGCTAGATATAAATGATGATGAAGTAATCATCCCCGTACTGGATGCAAGACGTATGGAAGTTTATTCAGCCGTTTATAATTCCAATCATATCAAAATCAGGGAAACAAAAGCAGAAATTGTGAATGAAAATTCTTTCGCCGAATACGCCATCAAAACTAAGGCCCATATTGTAGGTAGCGGAGCAGAAAAATGTAAAGAATTTTTAAAACATCCCAACTTTAATTTTAATACTGTTATAGTACCATCATCAAAAGAAATGGCATTGATTTCATATAAAAAATTTCAAAAGGGACTCTTTGAGGATGTTGCTTATTTTGAACCTTATTATTTAAAGGATTTTATACTTCAGAATAAGAAAACAAACTAATTGTTTTTCATTTGATGCATGACGCGTTGCGGGAACGGAATCTCTATTCCAGCTTTGTCAAATCTTAATTTGGATTGTTCGTGTACATAGAATTTGGCAGGCCAAAACACTTCATTTTTTGCCCAATATCTCAACGAGAGATTCACAGAACTATCCCCCAGTGAACCCACATAAACTTCAGGTGCAGGATCTTGTAAAATGTTTTCGTTATCAGCACAAATTTGTAGTAGAATATCTTTTGCTTCCTTAATATTGGCACGGTAACCTATCCCAACGGTGTAGTTGTCCCTTCTTTTATCTTCTGCATTAAAGTTTATAATGTTCCCATTGGAAAGTTGCCCGTTAGGTATGATGGCCACTTGATTTTCGAAAGTGTTCAGTTTTGTATTGAAAATTGATATCTCCTTTACAGAACCACTTACACCTTGTGCGGAAATCCAGTCGCCTACCCTAAAAGGCTTAAAAAGCAGTATGAGTACACCACCGGCAAAATTTGCCAAAGAACCTTGGAGGGCTAGTCCAATAGCCAATCCAGCAGCACCCAGTATAGCTACAAGAGAAGAGGTTTTTACGCCCAATTGGGTCACTACCAACACAAATAGTATAATTTTTAGGGTGATGGATATAAAACTCTGTAAAAAAGTTTCAAGCGTCTGGTCGTAATCTTTCTTCTCAAAGAACTTACGCACCAATCTATTTAAGAATTTTACGACCCAAAGTCCTAAAATCAATAAAATAATTGCCATTACCAGATTGGGCAGGAGGTTCCATATCCAATTTATGGCTTCATCAATATGTTGTTGGTAGTCGGTAAGTTTGTCCATTTTTTAAATTATGATGCAAATTAAGGGTATGTAAATTTTCTATACAAGTCCGGCAATCCAATTTTTTACCTTCCCAATTGTTTTAATGCTTGTTCGGTTGATGTTACAGGTAATTTACAGGAACCCTCTATACATAAATACACAAGCGTTTGATTTTTATCATATCTATTTTGAAGTAAATCGATACTACCTTCTTCCTTGGCTCCGGCCAAAATACTATTTGGCAAATAGTTGCTGCTGATTTCTTTACCAAGTTCCTTATAATTATCCCCCACGATGGCTATCTCATAAAAGTTCTGATTCTTATATAGCACTAGATGTAGCCAATTGGCAAAACCCTGTGCACTTTTATCAAAATTCTCCTGAACGTTTTTCAACATTTGGTTCGATAAATTTTCATAGCCCTCGTTGGGGAAAAGTTTATGAAATTTCAATAGGTTTTTAGCCATTATTGAATTGGAGGCAGAAATAACATTGTCGTTGGTTTCAATGCTTCTT encodes:
- the tsaB gene encoding tRNA (adenosine(37)-N6)-threonylcarbamoyltransferase complex dimerization subunit type 1 TsaB — translated: MALILNLETATTNCSVSLSNGDGIIVLKENNASSYSHSEQLHVFIEEVMKEASFSFSDIDAVAISKGPGSYTGLRIGVSAAKGLCFSLDVPLISVPTLQSMAFQLDINDDEVIIPVLDARRMEVYSAVYNSNHIKIRETKAEIVNENSFAEYAIKTKAHIVGSGAEKCKEFLKHPNFNFNTVIVPSSKEMALISYKKFQKGLFEDVAYFEPYYLKDFILQNKKTN
- a CDS encoding mechanosensitive ion channel family protein — translated: MDKLTDYQQHIDEAINWIWNLLPNLVMAIILLILGLWVVKFLNRLVRKFFEKKDYDQTLETFLQSFISITLKIILFVLVVTQLGVKTSSLVAILGAAGLAIGLALQGSLANFAGGVLILLFKPFRVGDWISAQGVSGSVKEISIFNTKLNTFENQVAIIPNGQLSNGNIINFNAEDKRRDNYTVGIGYRANIKEAKDILLQICADNENILQDPAPEVYVGSLGDSSVNLSLRYWAKNEVFWPAKFYVHEQSKLRFDKAGIEIPFPQRVMHQMKNN